One Robbsia sp. KACC 23696 DNA segment encodes these proteins:
- the murU gene encoding N-acetylmuramate alpha-1-phosphate uridylyltransferase MurU, protein MTEATGLATMDTAMIFAAGRGERMRPLSDRMPKPLLEAGGKPLIVWQIEALARAGFRRIVINHAWLGELIAPALGDGSRWGVTLHYSAEPERALETAGGIAQALPLLLDDTPAEQGKRFVAVSGDVYCAFDYAALRQRDAERHGHTSKPAESSDNAPGMHLIMVPNPAFHPAGDFGLLPDGRLCLDGGERLTFGNIGVYDTRLFTALAAQRPLPAAALGPMMRVGIEAARVTGERFDGPWCNVGTPAQLAELDAQLRTTSARIAP, encoded by the coding sequence ATGACAGAAGCGACAGGACTGGCGACGATGGACACCGCGATGATCTTCGCGGCCGGGCGCGGCGAGCGCATGCGCCCTTTATCGGACCGCATGCCCAAGCCATTGCTGGAGGCTGGCGGCAAACCATTGATCGTCTGGCAGATCGAGGCACTGGCTCGCGCCGGCTTCCGCCGGATCGTCATCAATCACGCCTGGCTCGGCGAGCTGATCGCGCCGGCGCTAGGCGACGGCTCCCGCTGGGGGGTGACGTTGCATTACTCGGCGGAACCGGAACGCGCGCTGGAAACCGCAGGCGGGATCGCCCAGGCCTTGCCCCTGCTGCTGGACGACACGCCGGCCGAACAGGGCAAGCGTTTCGTCGCCGTCAGCGGCGACGTCTATTGCGCGTTCGATTATGCGGCACTGCGGCAACGCGACGCCGAGCGTCACGGCCACACCTCGAAACCGGCGGAATCGTCTGATAATGCGCCCGGCATGCATCTGATCATGGTGCCGAATCCGGCCTTTCACCCGGCGGGAGACTTCGGCCTGCTGCCAGACGGCCGGCTTTGCCTCGATGGCGGCGAACGCCTGACATTCGGCAATATCGGCGTCTACGACACGCGCCTGTTCACGGCGCTGGCCGCGCAACGCCCCCTTCCCGCAGCCGCACTCGGACCGATGATGCGTGTCGGCATCGAGGCGGCGCGCGTCACCGGCGAGCGATTCGACGGTCCCTGGTGCAATGTCGGGACACCGGCGCAGCTGGCCGAACTCGACGCGCAGCTGCGAACAACGTCCGCTAGAATCGCACCATGA
- a CDS encoding Fis family transcriptional regulator — translation MSRHNIERCVRESLDEYFRDLDGSNPNEIYEMIISCVEKPMLEVVLERASGNQSLAAEYLGINRNTLRKKLKDHGLIK, via the coding sequence ATGAGCCGACATAATATCGAGCGGTGCGTCCGCGAGAGCCTGGATGAATACTTCCGGGACCTCGACGGATCGAACCCGAACGAGATCTACGAAATGATCATTTCCTGCGTCGAGAAACCGATGCTGGAAGTGGTACTCGAGCGCGCCAGCGGCAATCAGTCCCTGGCCGCCGAATACTTAGGCATCAACCGCAATACCTTGCGCAAGAAGCTGAAGGATCACGGCCTGATCAAGTGA
- a CDS encoding aminopeptidase P N-terminal domain-containing protein, protein MTNPLAPASVAPAETPDTVGADSAWILAPQRGFAPEVFAARRARVADALRAAGGGIALIASAPAPVRSRDSEFPYRQDSSFFYLTGFNEPDALLVIDSRGRGSADQPGSTLFCREKDPLRETWEGFHYGPVAARDTFGFDLALPNSARDGHVPDLIVGTAVIAYPLLTHGPLEADVARWLRDARGRRRVTTPGLVLDLARIVEPMRQVKDVHEIARMRTAGRISAQAHIRAMQASRVGIPEYALEAELLYHFRRSGAQFPAYTSIVAGGANACTLHYAAGDYVLRDGDLVLIDAACELDGYASDITRTFPANGRFTGPQRTLYDIVLAANEAAVAATRPGARFDDAHQAALRILTQGMLDTGLLKRDAHGSVEDAIADRAYARFYMHSTGHWLGLDVHDCGDYIDTATPSDSQTEAPKASSDAGKAAPRSTLLQPGMVSTIEPGLYVRRADDVPPEYWDIGIRIEDNAVVTDSGCTLLTRDVPVSADEIEALMRGT, encoded by the coding sequence ATGACGAATCCTCTCGCTCCCGCTTCCGTCGCCCCCGCCGAAACGCCCGACACCGTCGGCGCCGACAGCGCGTGGATCCTGGCCCCGCAACGCGGCTTCGCGCCGGAGGTCTTCGCGGCCCGGCGCGCGCGGGTTGCCGATGCACTGCGCGCCGCCGGCGGCGGCATTGCCTTGATCGCCTCGGCACCGGCGCCGGTGCGCAGCCGCGACAGCGAATTTCCCTACCGCCAGGACAGCAGCTTCTTCTACCTGACCGGTTTCAACGAACCCGACGCCCTGCTCGTGATCGACAGTCGTGGTCGCGGCAGTGCCGATCAACCGGGTTCGACGCTGTTCTGCCGGGAAAAGGATCCGCTGCGCGAAACGTGGGAAGGCTTTCACTACGGCCCGGTGGCCGCCCGCGACACCTTCGGCTTCGATCTGGCCCTGCCCAATAGCGCGCGCGACGGTCATGTGCCGGATCTGATCGTCGGCACGGCCGTGATCGCCTACCCCCTGCTGACGCACGGGCCGCTGGAAGCCGATGTCGCGCGCTGGTTGCGCGACGCGCGCGGGCGCAGACGCGTGACGACCCCCGGCCTTGTGCTCGATCTGGCACGCATCGTCGAGCCGATGCGCCAGGTCAAGGACGTGCATGAAATCGCCCGCATGCGGACGGCCGGCCGGATTTCGGCGCAGGCGCATATCCGCGCGATGCAGGCATCGCGCGTCGGGATTCCCGAATACGCGCTGGAAGCCGAGTTGCTGTATCACTTCCGGCGCAGCGGTGCCCAATTCCCGGCCTATACGTCGATCGTCGCCGGGGGCGCCAACGCCTGCACGCTGCACTATGCGGCGGGCGACTACGTACTGCGCGACGGTGATCTGGTGCTGATCGACGCCGCCTGCGAACTCGACGGTTACGCCTCCGACATCACCCGGACGTTTCCGGCGAACGGTCGATTCACCGGCCCGCAACGGACCCTGTACGACATCGTCCTGGCGGCAAACGAAGCGGCTGTTGCGGCGACTCGCCCCGGAGCGCGCTTCGACGATGCGCATCAAGCCGCCCTGCGCATCCTCACGCAAGGGATGCTGGACACCGGCCTGTTGAAACGCGACGCGCACGGCAGCGTGGAGGATGCGATCGCCGATCGCGCCTATGCCCGCTTCTACATGCACAGCACCGGCCACTGGCTCGGCTTGGATGTCCATGATTGTGGCGACTATATCGACACCGCCACGCCATCGGACAGCCAGACCGAGGCACCGAAGGCGTCGTCGGACGCCGGCAAGGCCGCGCCGCGCTCGACGCTGTTGCAGCCCGGCATGGTCTCGACGATCGAGCCGGGCCTGTACGTGCGACGCGCCGACGATGTACCGCCCGAATACTGGGACATCGGCATCCGCATCGAGGACAATGCGGTCGTGACCGACAGTGGCTGCACGCTGCTGACGCGCGACGTGCCGGTGTCCGCCGACGAGATCGAAGCGCTGATGCGCGGTACATGA
- a CDS encoding UbiH/UbiF/VisC/COQ6 family ubiquinone biosynthesis hydroxylase has protein sequence MNPQHLDADLASLPPDVASMSPVAQAATIPSVDIVIIGAGPVGLALAGALARHSATAGLSLTLIDSRTRAAADRDPRVLALSHGSQALLAPLGWPEQATPIETIHVSQRGYLGRALIRHDAHRLPALGYVVRYGAIAGALRDGVLRLAARRNQADVSIGDMGGSGGSAQTKHAALTLYERCTATAIVQDADGVSLTLMPASPAEANKRGGAAAASDSTATRFPTTLRARLVVHAEGGRVTPTRPDHAADSTTDRTRDYAQTAIVGAVRTSAPQPRVAWERFTDEGPLALLPLAESGAFDGPATAAGAPTAAAPADYALVWCQSPEQAAARMAMDDAAFLAELHGTFGDRLGQFIGISGRATFDLRLRATDLLADGRIATIGNAAQTLHPVAGQGLNLGVRDAQALALAIGRHGTTPAALQAFAASRQWDRRITIGLTDALARGFTHPFPPLAHLRGVALAALDCLPGAKTWLARQMMFGQRR, from the coding sequence ATGAATCCGCAGCACCTCGACGCCGATTTGGCCTCCCTTCCGCCTGACGTCGCGTCGATGTCTCCCGTCGCGCAGGCGGCGACGATTCCGTCCGTCGATATCGTCATTATCGGCGCGGGCCCGGTCGGCCTGGCGCTGGCCGGTGCGCTGGCCCGGCACAGCGCCACGGCCGGACTGTCGCTGACCTTGATCGATTCGCGCACGCGCGCGGCCGCCGACCGGGACCCGCGCGTGCTCGCGCTGTCGCATGGGAGCCAGGCCTTGCTGGCGCCGCTGGGCTGGCCCGAACAGGCCACACCGATCGAAACGATCCATGTCTCGCAGCGCGGCTATCTGGGTCGCGCGCTGATCCGCCACGACGCGCATCGCTTGCCCGCGCTGGGCTACGTCGTGCGCTATGGTGCGATTGCCGGCGCGCTGCGGGACGGCGTCCTGCGCCTGGCCGCGCGGCGCAATCAAGCCGACGTCAGCATCGGCGACATGGGTGGCAGCGGCGGCAGCGCGCAAACGAAGCACGCAGCCTTGACGCTGTATGAACGATGCACGGCGACCGCGATCGTGCAGGACGCCGACGGCGTTTCCTTGACGCTGATGCCGGCCAGCCCAGCCGAGGCGAACAAGCGCGGCGGGGCGGCGGCCGCATCGGATTCTACGGCCACGCGCTTCCCGACGACGCTGCGCGCCCGCCTGGTCGTGCACGCGGAAGGGGGTCGGGTCACGCCCACGCGTCCGGATCACGCGGCGGACAGCACGACGGATCGGACGCGCGACTATGCGCAGACGGCCATCGTCGGGGCGGTACGGACCAGCGCCCCGCAACCTCGGGTGGCGTGGGAGCGTTTCACCGATGAAGGGCCGTTGGCACTGCTGCCGCTCGCCGAGTCCGGAGCATTCGACGGCCCCGCGACGGCTGCCGGTGCGCCCACGGCGGCGGCACCGGCCGATTACGCCTTGGTGTGGTGTCAATCGCCGGAACAGGCGGCCGCCCGCATGGCAATGGACGATGCGGCCTTTCTTGCGGAACTGCACGGCACCTTCGGTGACCGTCTTGGGCAGTTCATCGGTATCAGCGGCCGCGCCACCTTCGACCTGCGCCTTCGTGCCACCGACTTACTGGCCGACGGCCGCATCGCGACGATCGGCAATGCGGCGCAGACGCTGCATCCAGTCGCGGGCCAAGGCCTGAACCTGGGCGTTCGCGACGCGCAGGCATTGGCATTGGCGATCGGCCGGCACGGTACGACGCCAGCGGCATTGCAGGCGTTTGCCGCAAGTCGGCAGTGGGATCGACGCATCACGATCGGCCTGACCGATGCGCTGGCCCGCGGCTTCACCCACCCCTTCCCGCCGCTGGCGCATCTGCGCGGCGTCGCCCTGGCAGCGCTCGATTGCCTGCCTGGTGCCAAAACCTGGCTCGCCCGTCAGATGATGTTCGGCCAGCGTCGCTAA
- the dusB gene encoding tRNA dihydrouridine synthase DusB: MFPTGPQLGSHTLRNALFVAPMAGVTDRPFRQLCKHLGAGYAVSEMVASNALLWKSEKTLRRANHQGEVEPISVQIAGADPQMLADAARHNVANGAQIIDINMGCPAKKVCNVAAGSALLQNEALVARIVEAVVNAVGVGPDAVPVTLKIRTGWNPENRNALRIAHIAEAAGISMLTIHGRTRADLYRGDAEYETIAAVKAAIGIPVVANGDIDSPQKAAHVLRVTGADAVMIGRAAQGRPWIFREIAHYLETGEVLPPPRVDDIQAVMNRHLEDHYAFYGEFTGVRTARKHIGWYTKVLKGANAFRHQMNTLDTTREQLAAVNAFFEEQKLLSDRLVYDAPDDAASAGIDGSRDADHTDNSQPLAA; this comes from the coding sequence ATGTTTCCTACCGGACCCCAACTCGGATCGCATACGCTCCGTAATGCGTTGTTTGTCGCGCCGATGGCTGGCGTGACGGATCGGCCATTCCGTCAGTTATGCAAGCATTTGGGCGCCGGCTATGCGGTGTCGGAGATGGTTGCGTCCAACGCTTTGCTGTGGAAAAGCGAGAAGACATTACGACGGGCCAATCATCAGGGCGAAGTGGAACCGATCTCGGTACAGATCGCCGGTGCCGATCCGCAGATGCTTGCCGACGCAGCGCGACATAATGTCGCGAATGGTGCGCAGATCATCGACATCAATATGGGCTGTCCGGCGAAGAAGGTCTGTAACGTCGCCGCCGGCTCCGCGCTGTTGCAGAACGAAGCGCTGGTGGCACGCATCGTCGAGGCCGTGGTCAACGCGGTCGGCGTCGGACCCGACGCCGTGCCGGTGACGTTGAAGATCCGCACCGGCTGGAATCCGGAAAACCGCAATGCGCTGCGGATTGCGCATATCGCGGAAGCGGCGGGCATTTCGATGCTGACGATTCATGGCCGGACGCGCGCCGATCTGTACCGCGGCGACGCCGAGTACGAAACGATCGCCGCGGTCAAGGCGGCAATCGGCATCCCGGTGGTGGCCAACGGCGATATCGACTCGCCGCAAAAAGCGGCGCACGTGTTGCGCGTGACCGGCGCCGATGCCGTCATGATCGGCCGCGCGGCGCAGGGACGGCCCTGGATCTTCCGCGAGATCGCGCATTATCTGGAAACCGGCGAAGTGCTGCCGCCGCCGCGCGTCGACGATATCCAGGCCGTGATGAATCGGCACCTGGAAGATCACTATGCGTTCTACGGCGAATTCACCGGCGTCCGAACCGCACGCAAGCATATCGGCTGGTACACGAAGGTGCTCAAGGGCGCCAACGCGTTCCGCCACCAGATGAATACGCTGGACACTACGCGCGAACAATTGGCCGCGGTCAACGCGTTTTTTGAAGAACAGAAGTTGTTGTCGGACCGCCTCGTATATGACGCGCCGGACGATGCCGCCTCGGCGGGCATCGACGGCAGCCGCGATGCGGACCATACGGACAATTCGCAACCCCTTGCCGCATGA